In Comamonas koreensis, the genomic stretch TCACTGCACTGAGCAAGCCCCATGCGGTGTCCTTGGCGGCCTGCAATTCAGCACCACGACCATGGCCTTCGAACAAGGTTTGCACCTTCTTGAGGGCCCGTTCGTTGGCAAGGCCCTGTACACCTGAGCCTCCGCCCTCCCCCACTTGATCTGTCTGGCAGATCACCTTGAGGAAGTAGTTCATGGCTTCATGCGTCTTGACCTTGCGCTCTGCCAGGGTCTTCATGCGGTACATGAAGCTGTCCCATTGGCCGACAGCAATACCGAGTTGGCGTTTGACGGCCTGTGCATCGAAGCTGGTGGAGTGCGGAACCTTGATGACGCCCAATCCCAAACCGGCTCCCTGCAAAGCAATAGCCAACGTGTTGTTGCACACCACACGAACTGACGTTGGAATTGCCATAGTGGCGAGGGTTCCGTCGCATGACGTTGCCAGCAGCAGATAGCTGTGAACGACATCGTTGCCTTTTAGACATGCAGATTTTCCGGTGCGGGCTAATGCCCAGAAACGTCGGCCTGCTTTGAGCACACCAGCGGTTTCGAGCTCGAAGCCTGCAACTTCGGACAGATCGCGGTAGAACTCCAGCACCTCCTGGGGTTGCACAACCTTGTAGCGCTGACTCACCACCGACAATGCAGCGTTGGTGTCACTGCGATAAAGCACCTTCTGTTCTGGAAACTCCAAAGCTTCGCCATACAGGGCATCAGCATCACCAGTTGCCATGTAACGCACGGGCGTTTCCTGAATCTTCCACTGCATGCCAGCGGCCTCTGCCCAGACATTGATGGATTGCTTTTTAGGCAATGCGTGGCCCAGTTGGTGCCAAGGGGTTTGGCCGGTGTAGGCCATGGTGTCGATCAGATGGGACATGAGAAAACTCCTTGAAGATCAAATATGAAAGACGTGACCGCAGTCTTGGCACACATAGTTGTCGAGGTAGGTGTGGTCGATTTGCTCACCGATACGGCCTCCAACTTCGTGACCCACGGTGCCGCCTACTACGCCACCGATGAGTGCGCCCAGCAAAGTGCCTAGCGCGCTGCCCACCGGGCCTGCGACCATGCCCACGGAGGCACCGGTTGATGCGCCTTGCACCGCACCGGCTACACCGGTCGCCGTGCCTGCAGCGCCGCCTACGCGCTGACCGATCTGTTTGGCTACGCCTTTGCTGCGCACATTGACGGACTGGCAGCGGGAACATTGGATTGACATGAATACTCCTGACGTAAAAAAACGCCCTGGGCATTGAGCCGAGGGCGCTGAGATGAATGAAAGAGGTTGATACTGCGTCAGTTCAAAGCGAACTTGTCTCGCATCACGTCAAGAATATATTGCCGAAAAATTTTTATTTGAAGGTCAGACTAAGGCTGGTCTCCGACGTTCGCTCACTGTCCCAGCTTACTTTCCCGCACACCTGCAAACGGTTCGAGAGTGTCAGTTCGCAGAACTGGCTGTCACCGGTCATGTCTACTCGGTCTGAGTGAATGTGATGTAGTGCAGGTTGGATGTGGGAACCGGAATACGCGCCGATCACCGAGCGGAAGCACGTGCTTGGGGTATCCTCAGCCACACTAGGGAGGAGAACAACGTGGCGGTATTGATTCCTGCAATGGGAGCCTGCGCTGGTCGGATGACGGCAGGTGAGCGTCGTTTGGCCGAGCGGCTGGAGCAAAAACTCGATGACGACTACATGCTCTGGTACGACGTCCCCATCGGTCCCAAGCAAACGCACCCAGATTTTGTCGTGATCCACCCACGCCGTGGCATCCTGATTCTTGAAACCAAGGACTGGCGGTTGGATACGGTTCAGGAGGCGACCAAACAAGCGTGGACACTCAGGGTTGAAGGCAGACCCAAAGTCGTTATTAATCCAGCCGCACAGGCCCGGCACTGCGCCATCCAGGTCGTCAACGCGCTTGAGCGAGATTCGCAACTGATACAGAGCGAAGGGCCGCATCAAGGAAAGCTGTCATTTCCATGGGGGAGCGGTGTTGTTTTCACCAACATCACGCGCAAGCAATTCGAAGACTCCGAACTGAATCGCGCTATTGATGAACATCTCGTCATCTGCAAGGACGAGATGTTGGAATCCGTCGATGCAGAAGCCTTTCAACAGCGGTTGTGGAACATGTTGCCTCACGCATTTGGCAAGGCCATCTCCGTGCCACAACTGGAGCGGGTGCGGTGGATCATGTTCCCGCAGGTACGCGTTCCGGTGCAAGGCAGTCTGCTACCCGATGACGCGGACGATCTGCCGGACATCATGAGGGTCATGGATCTGCAGCAAGAGCAACTCGCACGTAGCTTGGGAGATGGACATCGTGTTATCCACGGGGTTGCAGGCTCAGGCAAGACCATGATTTTAGGCTATCGCGCCGAGCATCTTGCCAAGTCATCTTCGGCCAAGCCCATCCTAGTGCTTTGCTACAACGAACCGTTGGCTGTAAAGATGAATGCTTGGTTCACCGCCAAGGGGCTTGCCGACCGCGTCCACGCTCGCAACTTCCACAAGTGGTGCCGCCAGCAATTGGTGGCCTATGGCCAAACATTGCCCGCTCAGGGCGCTGGCATGTTCGATCAGATGGTGGAGTTCGTGATCCGCAGCGTAGATCGACAACAAATTCCATCCGGGCAGTATCAAGCGGTCTTGGTGGATGAGGGACACGATTTTCAACCCGAATGGCTCAAGCTCGTCACCCAGATGGTTGACCCCGAGACCAACAGTTTACTGATCTTGTACGACAGCGCACAGAACATCTACGGCAAA encodes the following:
- a CDS encoding DUF932 domain-containing protein; translated protein: MSHLIDTMAYTGQTPWHQLGHALPKKQSINVWAEAAGMQWKIQETPVRYMATGDADALYGEALEFPEQKVLYRSDTNAALSVVSQRYKVVQPQEVLEFYRDLSEVAGFELETAGVLKAGRRFWALARTGKSACLKGNDVVHSYLLLATSCDGTLATMAIPTSVRVVCNNTLAIALQGAGLGLGVIKVPHSTSFDAQAVKRQLGIAVGQWDSFMYRMKTLAERKVKTHEAMNYFLKVICQTDQVGEGGGSGVQGLANERALKKVQTLFEGHGRGAELQAAKDTAWGLLSAVTEFVDHEKQARSQDNRLDSAWFGQGAAFKQRALEHALQLVA
- a CDS encoding DEAD/DEAH box helicase; amino-acid sequence: MTAGERRLAERLEQKLDDDYMLWYDVPIGPKQTHPDFVVIHPRRGILILETKDWRLDTVQEATKQAWTLRVEGRPKVVINPAAQARHCAIQVVNALERDSQLIQSEGPHQGKLSFPWGSGVVFTNITRKQFEDSELNRAIDEHLVICKDEMLESVDAEAFQQRLWNMLPHAFGKAISVPQLERVRWIMFPQVRVPVQGSLLPDDADDLPDIMRVMDLQQEQLARSLGDGHRVIHGVAGSGKTMILGYRAEHLAKSSSAKPILVLCYNEPLAVKMNAWFTAKGLADRVHARNFHKWCRQQLVAYGQTLPAQGAGMFDQMVEFVIRSVDRQQIPSGQYQAVLVDEGHDFQPEWLKLVTQMVDPETNSLLILYDSAQNIYGKSKARGFSFRSVGIQASGRTTILKINYRNTKQILQIANRVAAEFLQPDAQDDDGVPLVQPISCGRDGQEPLIVRLPTYKDEPAKIAELLAAAHQEGHAWGDMAILCRDHESMNQCAVALAHRKLPHRVRHRSGDFDPLADTIKVMTMHASKGLEFPVVAIAGVGQMPREGEEPADEAKLFYVAATRATQKLVLTVAGTGAFASALDAAPE